CGCCGAATTCGACGCGCAATGGCGGCGCTTGATCGAGACGCGCGAGCCGCTCGCGCGCCTGCGCGTGCGCAACCTGCGTCGGGACGGGATCCCCATCGTCTGCGAGTGGACCGTGACTCCGCTCGTCAATCCGGGGGGCGAAATCGTCTCCGTCATCGCGCAAGGGCGCGACATCACGCAGGAGCTCGAGGCCGAGCGCCTGAAGAAGGAGTTCACCTCGACGTTGTCGCACGAACTGCGCACGCCCCTCACCTCGATCATCGGCTCGCTGCAACTGCTCAATTCGGGCGTCATGGGCGAGCTTGACAAGGAAGTGCTCGAACTCACCGTCGTCGCCGAGCGCAACGCCCAGCGCCTGCTCGACCTGATCAACGACATCCTCGACATCGAGAAGATCGAGTCGGGCAACCTCGCGCTTGCGCCCGAGCCGCTCGCGCTGGAGGACGTGCTGCGCGAGGCGCTCCTGCTCAACCGGGCTTTCGCCGAGCGCTACCGCGTGCGTTTCGAGCTGCGCGGCGAAC
The Dehalococcoidia bacterium DNA segment above includes these coding regions:
- a CDS encoding PAS domain-containing protein; translated protein: AEFDAQWRRLIETREPLARLRVRNLRRDGIPIVCEWTVTPLVNPGGEIVSVIAQGRDITQELEAERLKKEFTSTLSHELRTPLTSIIGSLQLLNSGVMGELDKEVLELTVVAERNAQRLLDLINDILDIEKIESGNLALAPEPLALEDVLREALLLNRAFAERYRVRFELRGEPPSVRVSADRKRLLQVLTNLLSNAAKFSPEGATVEVSLEQRGARVRVGVHDRGPGIP